One stretch of Danio rerio strain Tuebingen ecotype United States chromosome 6, GRCz12tu, whole genome shotgun sequence DNA includes these proteins:
- the tead3b gene encoding TEA domain family member 3 b isoform X5 yields the protein MDGDAEGVWSPDIEQSFQEALAIYPPCGRRKIILSDEGKMYGRNELIARYIKLRTGKTRTRKQVSSHLQVLARRKSREIQSKLKDQASKDKALQNMAALSSAQIVSPSLIKTSLPPLPQSPYPPAARFWPTPIPGQPGPSQELVLKHNPGRSPGLGRTSYAIKPFVNPYPNLSGPVQSTISAYESLAPPPPPVATAVPVWQDRTIASSKLRMLEYSAFMELPQDQDSYSKHLFVHIGQTNPSYSDPLLEAVDIRQIYDKFPEKKGGLKELYEKGPQNAFFLVKFWADLNNSSVQDGPGSFYGVSSQYSSSENMTITVSTKVCSFGKQVVEKVETEYAHVDGGKCLYRIHRSPMCEYMINFIHKLKHLPEKYMMNSVLENFTILQVVTNRETQETLLCIAFVFEVSTSEHGAQYHVYRLIKD from the exons GTCGCAATGAGCTTATTGCCAGATATATCAAGCTGAGGACAGGCAAAACCCGCACAAGAAAACAG GTTTCTAGCCACTTGCAGGTTCTTGCCCGGAGAAAATCTCGTGAGATTCAGTCAAAGCTGAAG GATCAAGCGTCTAAAGACAAGGCTCTCCAGAACATGGCGGCTCTTTCCTCTGCTCAGATTGTGTCTCCGAGTCTCATCAAGACCTCCCTTCCACCTCTTCCACAGTCCCCTTACCCTCCAGCCGCACGG ttcTGGCCGACCCCCATCCCAGGTCAACCTGGACCCTCTCAGGA GCTGGTTCTTAAGCACAACCCAGGAAGAAGTCCTGGGCTAGGCCGCACCAGCTACGC CATCAAGCCATTCGTAAATCCCTACCCCAACTTGTCAGGACCCGTTCAGTCCACAATATCAG CATATGAATCTCTGGCTCCGCCTCCTCCGCCGGTGGCCACAGCAGTGCCCGTGTGGCAGGACCGCACCATCGCCTCCTCCAAGCTGCGTATGCTGGAGTATTCAGCCTTCATGGAGCTGCCGCAGGACCAGGACTCT tacagcaAGCACCTGTTTGTCCACATTGGTCAGACGAACCCGTCGTACAGTGACCCTCTGCTGGAGGCGGTGGACATTCGGCAGATCTACGACAAGTTCCCTGAGAAAAAAGGCGGACTAAAGGAGCTGTACGAGAAGGGCCCGCAAAACGCCTTCTTCCTCGTCAAATTCTGG GCGGATCTGAATAACAGCAGTGTTCAGGACGGACCAGGCTCTTTCTATGGCGTCAGCAGTCAATACAGCAGCTCTGAGAACATGACCATCACCGTCTCCACCAAAGTCTGCTCCTTCGGCAAACAGGTGGTGGAGAAAGTGGAG ACGGAGTACGCTCATGTTGATGGAGGAAAGTGTTTGTATCGCATCCATCGCTCTCCCATGTGCGAATACATGATCAACTTCATCCACAAGCTCAAGCACCTGCCGGAGAAATACATGATGAACAGCGTATTAGAAAACTTCACCATCTTACAG GTGGTGACCAACAGGGAAACCCAGGAGACTCTACTGTGTATAGCGTTTGTATTTGAAGTGTCGACGAGTGAACACGGGGCACAATACCACGTCTATAGGCTCATCAAGGACTAG
- the tead3b gene encoding TEA domain family member 3 b isoform X4 produces the protein MDGDAEGVWSPDIEQSFQEALAIYPPCGRRKIILSDEGKMYGRNELIARYIKLRTGKTRTRKQVSSHIQVLARKKVREYQASIKDQASKDKALQNMAALSSAQIVSPSLIKTSLPPLPQSPYPPAARFWPTPIPGQPGPSQELVLKHNPGRSPGLGRTSYAIKPFVNPYPNLSGPVQSTISAYESLAPPPPPVATAVPVWQDRTIASSKLRMLEYSAFMELPQDQDSYSKHLFVHIGQTNPSYSDPLLEAVDIRQIYDKFPEKKGGLKELYEKGPQNAFFLVKFWADLNNSSVQDGPGSFYGVSSQYSSSENMTITVSTKVCSFGKQVVEKVETEYAHVDGGKCLYRIHRSPMCEYMINFIHKLKHLPEKYMMNSVLENFTILQVVTNRETQETLLCIAFVFEVSTSEHGAQYHVYRLIKD, from the exons GTCGCAATGAGCTTATTGCCAGATATATCAAGCTGAGGACAGGCAAAACCCGCACAAGAAAACAG GTATCTAGTCACATACAGGTGTTAGCACGGAAGAAAGTCCGAGAGTATCAAGCAAGTATAAAG GATCAAGCGTCTAAAGACAAGGCTCTCCAGAACATGGCGGCTCTTTCCTCTGCTCAGATTGTGTCTCCGAGTCTCATCAAGACCTCCCTTCCACCTCTTCCACAGTCCCCTTACCCTCCAGCCGCACGG ttcTGGCCGACCCCCATCCCAGGTCAACCTGGACCCTCTCAGGA GCTGGTTCTTAAGCACAACCCAGGAAGAAGTCCTGGGCTAGGCCGCACCAGCTACGC CATCAAGCCATTCGTAAATCCCTACCCCAACTTGTCAGGACCCGTTCAGTCCACAATATCAG CATATGAATCTCTGGCTCCGCCTCCTCCGCCGGTGGCCACAGCAGTGCCCGTGTGGCAGGACCGCACCATCGCCTCCTCCAAGCTGCGTATGCTGGAGTATTCAGCCTTCATGGAGCTGCCGCAGGACCAGGACTCT tacagcaAGCACCTGTTTGTCCACATTGGTCAGACGAACCCGTCGTACAGTGACCCTCTGCTGGAGGCGGTGGACATTCGGCAGATCTACGACAAGTTCCCTGAGAAAAAAGGCGGACTAAAGGAGCTGTACGAGAAGGGCCCGCAAAACGCCTTCTTCCTCGTCAAATTCTGG GCGGATCTGAATAACAGCAGTGTTCAGGACGGACCAGGCTCTTTCTATGGCGTCAGCAGTCAATACAGCAGCTCTGAGAACATGACCATCACCGTCTCCACCAAAGTCTGCTCCTTCGGCAAACAGGTGGTGGAGAAAGTGGAG ACGGAGTACGCTCATGTTGATGGAGGAAAGTGTTTGTATCGCATCCATCGCTCTCCCATGTGCGAATACATGATCAACTTCATCCACAAGCTCAAGCACCTGCCGGAGAAATACATGATGAACAGCGTATTAGAAAACTTCACCATCTTACAG GTGGTGACCAACAGGGAAACCCAGGAGACTCTACTGTGTATAGCGTTTGTATTTGAAGTGTCGACGAGTGAACACGGGGCACAATACCACGTCTATAGGCTCATCAAGGACTAG
- the tead3b gene encoding TEA domain family member 3 b isoform X6 — MDGDAEGVWSPDIEQSFQEALAIYPPCGRRKIILSDEGKMYGRNELIARYIKLRTGKTRTRKQVSSHLQVLARRKSREIQSKLKVCAFLRDQASKDKALQNMAALSSAQIVSPSLIKTSLPPLPQSPYPPAARFWPTPIPGQPGPSQDIKPFVNPYPNLSGPVQSTISAYESLAPPPPPVATAVPVWQDRTIASSKLRMLEYSAFMELPQDQDSYSKHLFVHIGQTNPSYSDPLLEAVDIRQIYDKFPEKKGGLKELYEKGPQNAFFLVKFWADLNNSSVQDGPGSFYGVSSQYSSSENMTITVSTKVCSFGKQVVEKVETEYAHVDGGKCLYRIHRSPMCEYMINFIHKLKHLPEKYMMNSVLENFTILQVVTNRETQETLLCIAFVFEVSTSEHGAQYHVYRLIKD, encoded by the exons GTCGCAATGAGCTTATTGCCAGATATATCAAGCTGAGGACAGGCAAAACCCGCACAAGAAAACAG GTTTCTAGCCACTTGCAGGTTCTTGCCCGGAGAAAATCTCGTGAGATTCAGTCAAAGCTGAAGGTATGCGCTTTCCTGCGG GATCAAGCGTCTAAAGACAAGGCTCTCCAGAACATGGCGGCTCTTTCCTCTGCTCAGATTGTGTCTCCGAGTCTCATCAAGACCTCCCTTCCACCTCTTCCACAGTCCCCTTACCCTCCAGCCGCACGG ttcTGGCCGACCCCCATCCCAGGTCAACCTGGACCCTCTCAGGA CATCAAGCCATTCGTAAATCCCTACCCCAACTTGTCAGGACCCGTTCAGTCCACAATATCAG CATATGAATCTCTGGCTCCGCCTCCTCCGCCGGTGGCCACAGCAGTGCCCGTGTGGCAGGACCGCACCATCGCCTCCTCCAAGCTGCGTATGCTGGAGTATTCAGCCTTCATGGAGCTGCCGCAGGACCAGGACTCT tacagcaAGCACCTGTTTGTCCACATTGGTCAGACGAACCCGTCGTACAGTGACCCTCTGCTGGAGGCGGTGGACATTCGGCAGATCTACGACAAGTTCCCTGAGAAAAAAGGCGGACTAAAGGAGCTGTACGAGAAGGGCCCGCAAAACGCCTTCTTCCTCGTCAAATTCTGG GCGGATCTGAATAACAGCAGTGTTCAGGACGGACCAGGCTCTTTCTATGGCGTCAGCAGTCAATACAGCAGCTCTGAGAACATGACCATCACCGTCTCCACCAAAGTCTGCTCCTTCGGCAAACAGGTGGTGGAGAAAGTGGAG ACGGAGTACGCTCATGTTGATGGAGGAAAGTGTTTGTATCGCATCCATCGCTCTCCCATGTGCGAATACATGATCAACTTCATCCACAAGCTCAAGCACCTGCCGGAGAAATACATGATGAACAGCGTATTAGAAAACTTCACCATCTTACAG GTGGTGACCAACAGGGAAACCCAGGAGACTCTACTGTGTATAGCGTTTGTATTTGAAGTGTCGACGAGTGAACACGGGGCACAATACCACGTCTATAGGCTCATCAAGGACTAG
- the tead3b gene encoding TEA domain family member 3 b isoform X3, whose product MDGDAEGVWSPDIEQSFQEALAIYPPCGRRKIILSDEGKMYGRNELIARYIKLRTGKTRTRKQVSSHLQVLARRKSREIQSKLKAMNLDQASKDKALQNMAALSSAQIVSPSLIKTSLPPLPQSPYPPAARFWPTPIPGQPGPSQELVLKHNPGRSPGLGRTSYAIKPFVNPYPNLSGPVQSTISAYESLAPPPPPVATAVPVWQDRTIASSKLRMLEYSAFMELPQDQDSYSKHLFVHIGQTNPSYSDPLLEAVDIRQIYDKFPEKKGGLKELYEKGPQNAFFLVKFWADLNNSSVQDGPGSFYGVSSQYSSSENMTITVSTKVCSFGKQVVEKVETEYAHVDGGKCLYRIHRSPMCEYMINFIHKLKHLPEKYMMNSVLENFTILQVVTNRETQETLLCIAFVFEVSTSEHGAQYHVYRLIKD is encoded by the exons GTCGCAATGAGCTTATTGCCAGATATATCAAGCTGAGGACAGGCAAAACCCGCACAAGAAAACAG GTTTCTAGCCACTTGCAGGTTCTTGCCCGGAGAAAATCTCGTGAGATTCAGTCAAAGCTGAAG GCCATGAACTTG GATCAAGCGTCTAAAGACAAGGCTCTCCAGAACATGGCGGCTCTTTCCTCTGCTCAGATTGTGTCTCCGAGTCTCATCAAGACCTCCCTTCCACCTCTTCCACAGTCCCCTTACCCTCCAGCCGCACGG ttcTGGCCGACCCCCATCCCAGGTCAACCTGGACCCTCTCAGGA GCTGGTTCTTAAGCACAACCCAGGAAGAAGTCCTGGGCTAGGCCGCACCAGCTACGC CATCAAGCCATTCGTAAATCCCTACCCCAACTTGTCAGGACCCGTTCAGTCCACAATATCAG CATATGAATCTCTGGCTCCGCCTCCTCCGCCGGTGGCCACAGCAGTGCCCGTGTGGCAGGACCGCACCATCGCCTCCTCCAAGCTGCGTATGCTGGAGTATTCAGCCTTCATGGAGCTGCCGCAGGACCAGGACTCT tacagcaAGCACCTGTTTGTCCACATTGGTCAGACGAACCCGTCGTACAGTGACCCTCTGCTGGAGGCGGTGGACATTCGGCAGATCTACGACAAGTTCCCTGAGAAAAAAGGCGGACTAAAGGAGCTGTACGAGAAGGGCCCGCAAAACGCCTTCTTCCTCGTCAAATTCTGG GCGGATCTGAATAACAGCAGTGTTCAGGACGGACCAGGCTCTTTCTATGGCGTCAGCAGTCAATACAGCAGCTCTGAGAACATGACCATCACCGTCTCCACCAAAGTCTGCTCCTTCGGCAAACAGGTGGTGGAGAAAGTGGAG ACGGAGTACGCTCATGTTGATGGAGGAAAGTGTTTGTATCGCATCCATCGCTCTCCCATGTGCGAATACATGATCAACTTCATCCACAAGCTCAAGCACCTGCCGGAGAAATACATGATGAACAGCGTATTAGAAAACTTCACCATCTTACAG GTGGTGACCAACAGGGAAACCCAGGAGACTCTACTGTGTATAGCGTTTGTATTTGAAGTGTCGACGAGTGAACACGGGGCACAATACCACGTCTATAGGCTCATCAAGGACTAG
- the tead3b gene encoding TEA domain family member 3 b isoform X2 yields the protein MDGDAEGVWSPDIEQSFQEALAIYPPCGRRKIILSDEGKMYGRNELIARYIKLRTGKTRTRKQVSSHIQVLARKKVREYQASIKAMNLDQASKDKALQNMAALSSAQIVSPSLIKTSLPPLPQSPYPPAARFWPTPIPGQPGPSQELVLKHNPGRSPGLGRTSYAIKPFVNPYPNLSGPVQSTISAYESLAPPPPPVATAVPVWQDRTIASSKLRMLEYSAFMELPQDQDSYSKHLFVHIGQTNPSYSDPLLEAVDIRQIYDKFPEKKGGLKELYEKGPQNAFFLVKFWADLNNSSVQDGPGSFYGVSSQYSSSENMTITVSTKVCSFGKQVVEKVETEYAHVDGGKCLYRIHRSPMCEYMINFIHKLKHLPEKYMMNSVLENFTILQVVTNRETQETLLCIAFVFEVSTSEHGAQYHVYRLIKD from the exons GTCGCAATGAGCTTATTGCCAGATATATCAAGCTGAGGACAGGCAAAACCCGCACAAGAAAACAG GTATCTAGTCACATACAGGTGTTAGCACGGAAGAAAGTCCGAGAGTATCAAGCAAGTATAAAG GCCATGAACTTG GATCAAGCGTCTAAAGACAAGGCTCTCCAGAACATGGCGGCTCTTTCCTCTGCTCAGATTGTGTCTCCGAGTCTCATCAAGACCTCCCTTCCACCTCTTCCACAGTCCCCTTACCCTCCAGCCGCACGG ttcTGGCCGACCCCCATCCCAGGTCAACCTGGACCCTCTCAGGA GCTGGTTCTTAAGCACAACCCAGGAAGAAGTCCTGGGCTAGGCCGCACCAGCTACGC CATCAAGCCATTCGTAAATCCCTACCCCAACTTGTCAGGACCCGTTCAGTCCACAATATCAG CATATGAATCTCTGGCTCCGCCTCCTCCGCCGGTGGCCACAGCAGTGCCCGTGTGGCAGGACCGCACCATCGCCTCCTCCAAGCTGCGTATGCTGGAGTATTCAGCCTTCATGGAGCTGCCGCAGGACCAGGACTCT tacagcaAGCACCTGTTTGTCCACATTGGTCAGACGAACCCGTCGTACAGTGACCCTCTGCTGGAGGCGGTGGACATTCGGCAGATCTACGACAAGTTCCCTGAGAAAAAAGGCGGACTAAAGGAGCTGTACGAGAAGGGCCCGCAAAACGCCTTCTTCCTCGTCAAATTCTGG GCGGATCTGAATAACAGCAGTGTTCAGGACGGACCAGGCTCTTTCTATGGCGTCAGCAGTCAATACAGCAGCTCTGAGAACATGACCATCACCGTCTCCACCAAAGTCTGCTCCTTCGGCAAACAGGTGGTGGAGAAAGTGGAG ACGGAGTACGCTCATGTTGATGGAGGAAAGTGTTTGTATCGCATCCATCGCTCTCCCATGTGCGAATACATGATCAACTTCATCCACAAGCTCAAGCACCTGCCGGAGAAATACATGATGAACAGCGTATTAGAAAACTTCACCATCTTACAG GTGGTGACCAACAGGGAAACCCAGGAGACTCTACTGTGTATAGCGTTTGTATTTGAAGTGTCGACGAGTGAACACGGGGCACAATACCACGTCTATAGGCTCATCAAGGACTAG
- the tead3b gene encoding TEA domain family member 3 b isoform X8, whose amino-acid sequence MAALSSAQIVSPSLIKTSLPPLPQSPYPPAARFWPTPIPGQPGPSQDIKPFVNPYPNLSGPVQSTISAYESLAPPPPPVATAVPVWQDRTIASSKLRMLEYSAFMELPQDQDSYSKHLFVHIGQTNPSYSDPLLEAVDIRQIYDKFPEKKGGLKELYEKGPQNAFFLVKFWADLNNSSVQDGPGSFYGVSSQYSSSENMTITVSTKVCSFGKQVVEKVETEYAHVDGGKCLYRIHRSPMCEYMINFIHKLKHLPEKYMMNSVLENFTILQVVTNRETQETLLCIAFVFEVSTSEHGAQYHVYRLIKD is encoded by the exons ATGGCGGCTCTTTCCTCTGCTCAGATTGTGTCTCCGAGTCTCATCAAGACCTCCCTTCCACCTCTTCCACAGTCCCCTTACCCTCCAGCCGCACGG ttcTGGCCGACCCCCATCCCAGGTCAACCTGGACCCTCTCAGGA CATCAAGCCATTCGTAAATCCCTACCCCAACTTGTCAGGACCCGTTCAGTCCACAATATCAG CATATGAATCTCTGGCTCCGCCTCCTCCGCCGGTGGCCACAGCAGTGCCCGTGTGGCAGGACCGCACCATCGCCTCCTCCAAGCTGCGTATGCTGGAGTATTCAGCCTTCATGGAGCTGCCGCAGGACCAGGACTCT tacagcaAGCACCTGTTTGTCCACATTGGTCAGACGAACCCGTCGTACAGTGACCCTCTGCTGGAGGCGGTGGACATTCGGCAGATCTACGACAAGTTCCCTGAGAAAAAAGGCGGACTAAAGGAGCTGTACGAGAAGGGCCCGCAAAACGCCTTCTTCCTCGTCAAATTCTGG GCGGATCTGAATAACAGCAGTGTTCAGGACGGACCAGGCTCTTTCTATGGCGTCAGCAGTCAATACAGCAGCTCTGAGAACATGACCATCACCGTCTCCACCAAAGTCTGCTCCTTCGGCAAACAGGTGGTGGAGAAAGTGGAG ACGGAGTACGCTCATGTTGATGGAGGAAAGTGTTTGTATCGCATCCATCGCTCTCCCATGTGCGAATACATGATCAACTTCATCCACAAGCTCAAGCACCTGCCGGAGAAATACATGATGAACAGCGTATTAGAAAACTTCACCATCTTACAG GTGGTGACCAACAGGGAAACCCAGGAGACTCTACTGTGTATAGCGTTTGTATTTGAAGTGTCGACGAGTGAACACGGGGCACAATACCACGTCTATAGGCTCATCAAGGACTAG
- the tead3b gene encoding TEA domain family member 3 b isoform X1: MDGDAEGVWSPDIEQSFQEALAIYPPCGRRKIILSDEGKMYGRNELIARYIKLRTGKTRTRKQVSSHLQVLARRKSREIQSKLKVCAFLRDQASKDKALQNMAALSSAQIVSPSLIKTSLPPLPQSPYPPAARFWPTPIPGQPGPSQELVLKHNPGRSPGLGRTSYAIKPFVNPYPNLSGPVQSTISAYESLAPPPPPVATAVPVWQDRTIASSKLRMLEYSAFMELPQDQDSYSKHLFVHIGQTNPSYSDPLLEAVDIRQIYDKFPEKKGGLKELYEKGPQNAFFLVKFWADLNNSSVQDGPGSFYGVSSQYSSSENMTITVSTKVCSFGKQVVEKVETEYAHVDGGKCLYRIHRSPMCEYMINFIHKLKHLPEKYMMNSVLENFTILQVVTNRETQETLLCIAFVFEVSTSEHGAQYHVYRLIKD, encoded by the exons GTCGCAATGAGCTTATTGCCAGATATATCAAGCTGAGGACAGGCAAAACCCGCACAAGAAAACAG GTTTCTAGCCACTTGCAGGTTCTTGCCCGGAGAAAATCTCGTGAGATTCAGTCAAAGCTGAAGGTATGCGCTTTCCTGCGG GATCAAGCGTCTAAAGACAAGGCTCTCCAGAACATGGCGGCTCTTTCCTCTGCTCAGATTGTGTCTCCGAGTCTCATCAAGACCTCCCTTCCACCTCTTCCACAGTCCCCTTACCCTCCAGCCGCACGG ttcTGGCCGACCCCCATCCCAGGTCAACCTGGACCCTCTCAGGA GCTGGTTCTTAAGCACAACCCAGGAAGAAGTCCTGGGCTAGGCCGCACCAGCTACGC CATCAAGCCATTCGTAAATCCCTACCCCAACTTGTCAGGACCCGTTCAGTCCACAATATCAG CATATGAATCTCTGGCTCCGCCTCCTCCGCCGGTGGCCACAGCAGTGCCCGTGTGGCAGGACCGCACCATCGCCTCCTCCAAGCTGCGTATGCTGGAGTATTCAGCCTTCATGGAGCTGCCGCAGGACCAGGACTCT tacagcaAGCACCTGTTTGTCCACATTGGTCAGACGAACCCGTCGTACAGTGACCCTCTGCTGGAGGCGGTGGACATTCGGCAGATCTACGACAAGTTCCCTGAGAAAAAAGGCGGACTAAAGGAGCTGTACGAGAAGGGCCCGCAAAACGCCTTCTTCCTCGTCAAATTCTGG GCGGATCTGAATAACAGCAGTGTTCAGGACGGACCAGGCTCTTTCTATGGCGTCAGCAGTCAATACAGCAGCTCTGAGAACATGACCATCACCGTCTCCACCAAAGTCTGCTCCTTCGGCAAACAGGTGGTGGAGAAAGTGGAG ACGGAGTACGCTCATGTTGATGGAGGAAAGTGTTTGTATCGCATCCATCGCTCTCCCATGTGCGAATACATGATCAACTTCATCCACAAGCTCAAGCACCTGCCGGAGAAATACATGATGAACAGCGTATTAGAAAACTTCACCATCTTACAG GTGGTGACCAACAGGGAAACCCAGGAGACTCTACTGTGTATAGCGTTTGTATTTGAAGTGTCGACGAGTGAACACGGGGCACAATACCACGTCTATAGGCTCATCAAGGACTAG